ATATGAACATCGTGCACGTTATCGACAGTATCATACTTGCTGCTGATATATTCTCTGACTTCTTCGATACTGACCGGAGAAGACTCAAGCAGGATATTAACCGAGCTTTTAAAGAGTGAATATGACCACCTTGCAATAACAAAAGCGACCATGACTGCTATTAGAGGGTCTATTATGTACCAGTCTGTATAATAGATCACAACAGCACCAACAACAATTGCAACAGAGGACAGCGTATCTGCCATCATATGCAGAAATGCTGAACGCAAATTAACGTTACTCATGTCTCCCTTCAGAAGAATCAGACCTGTGATGATATTCACCAGAAGCCCTATAAGGGCAACTACCATAGTTGTACCTGCTTCAATAGCCATCGGGTTAATGAACCTTTCAACCGCTTCGTAAAGAATCCATATAACCGAAAGACCTATGGTTATGGCATTTACAAATGCAGCAAGAACTTCCATACGGTGATACCCGAATGTCTTTTCTGCCGGAGCACT
This window of the Denitrovibrio acetiphilus DSM 12809 genome carries:
- a CDS encoding cation diffusion facilitator family transporter; amino-acid sequence: MEKCLFGSHDHAPVSGEGHHHHEHDHDHDHHHHDYRTADKRVLGISLLITFGTMVIEIVYGLLAGSLALVSDAVHMFTHSFALGISYIAIIMATRSAPAEKTFGYHRMEVLAAFVNAITIGLSVIWILYEAVERFINPMAIEAGTTMVVALIGLLVNIITGLILLKGDMSNVNLRSAFLHMMADTLSSVAIVVGAVVIYYTDWYIIDPLIAVMVAFVIARWSYSLFKSSVNILLESSPVSIEEVREYISSKYDTVDNVHDVHIWEVTHRMYFMSAHIVINCGGKECYYELVHKISHDLEHKYKIGHITLQPEWI